GACGGTGGCTCCATAGCCACGCGTCGCATCGACGTATATCTGCGGCGTATTTTCGGGCATTACGATGACGGCGTCGACGCCGAGCGTGCGCGATGCGAGTGCGACGGCCTGTGCGTGATTACCGCCGCTGACGGCGACAACCCCGAGTCGTCGTTCTTCGTCCGGCATCGACAGAAGCTTGTTGAATGCCCCGCGGATCTTAAAGGCACCGGTCAACTGAAAGAGCTCAAATTTGACGTAAACCGAGAACCCGAGTTCTTGGCTTAGCGATTTGCTGTATTCGAGCGGCGTGCGTTTGACGTACGGGGCGATGCGTTGCGCGGCCTGGGTGATGAGTTCGAGCATATAATTAACTATCTACAATATCGCAAAAATCAGGGTTGAGCGGCGTTCTACAGATATCAGTCGAGAATAACGCTGACCGGCGAAAGTCTCAAGCGAACTGTGCTACTGCAACTGATAAAAGAAAGTTTGACGGACGCCGATATAGTTGATAATAACGTGCAGTAAAGGGTTATAATCGCAACATCAAAGGCGGCAGGAGAATTCCCCAAAATGAAACGGCTATATACGGCGATCGCTTTATGTTCGGCACTTTTGCTCATCGAAGCAGCCATTTTCTTACCGCACACAGCGGCCAAAGAGGACCCGATCGCGGCATTGTTGCGGCTACCGGCTCCACCGCCACCAAATCCATATAACCGATCATTTAACTCGAACGCCAGCGATGCCTTTGACAAGGGCAACCCGCCAAAGGACGACGCACCGACCTCCGAACTGCTCGACTATTGGGCCAAAATTAACTCGTCTTACCAGAATCTGCGTTATAACCCCGATCCCTCAGACAAGGTTCTCGACCGCCTGATCGGCGAGATCGAACGCAACCCTAAATTGCTACCCGATTACATCAACGCACTTGGCAAAAGCGAGCGGACAGTCGAGTTTATAAAACGCATCTCTGACGCCGAGGGAACCACCGGTGCGTTAGACAAGGAACAGCGATCGACCGTCAAACAGTGGCTGACCTACAATAGTTCGTACTTTTCGAACGACCTATACCGCCTCGCTTCGGGCGTCGGCAATACTGATACATACGTCACCGGTCACGACGAACTGCTCGCCCTCGTCCGCGCTGATTGGGAAAAAGCCAAGCCGCTCGTCGATCGTCTGCGCTCGAGCGGTTCGGGCAAGGCGGGACGAGCACTTGCGGCGTGGGCCGAGTACCGGCATGCATTGGACACAGATTCGATGGGCGATACCGAGCACTTTCGTGACGAACTCAAATCTATCGTCGAAGACAAGACGCTTGGTGCACCGATGCGCGATCTGGCGATGGACGCCCTGGTGAGTGAAAAGGAATGGGCCAGCCGCGATGAATGGTATATGTCTCTGCTCGGTGACGAAACGCTCGCCGATATGGGCGGCTATACCGGCCTGACGACTCTGATCCTCATTTCGCCGCCGGATCGGTATATCGAAAAGATGATCGAGTTGCTAAAGAGCGATAATCCGATCGTCCGGGCGGCGGCGGTCAAGAATCTGTTGTCCAGCATCGACAAAGCTCACCCTGAGATCCTAAAAGCGATGCTACCGTGGCTTGAAGATAAGAATTGGGCGAAGGAGTCGGGCGATGAACGGCAGGCGATCGTCTTGGCATTGCGTCAGGTCAAATTGCCTGAAAGCGTAACCGGTCTGCTCAAGGTGCTTGACGAACGCGGCAAACGGCCTGACTATTCCGTAAACTCCATGGAAAACACGGCTGCGAATGCCGCCAATACCGCTGCAAACGCGACTCGAACTTCGACTAACACCGCTCCGGCCGCAAATCGTCCGGCCGTGAACGCCAAAAAGCCGGTCACTGAAGAAGCGTATTTTCCCTATCGAATATCCGCGATCGGTTCGCTCGGCACGCAAGCCGATTCAAGGGCGGTGCCGGCACTTCGGCGTGTGATGTCGGACGTTGAGGCTTACGAACGGCCGGCGGTCGTCGAGGCTATTCTCGCGTGTAAGGGTTACACCGTTGCCGAACAGATCGACGCGCTCGAGTACTCCGTCAAGCGCTTTAGCTCGCTAGCGGCGGAGTCAAACTCCAACACGGACACGAGCGAACTCTACATTTACAGTTACAGCGACAATCGGCCGCAGGCGGCGGTCGGCCAACCGATGTCGGCGGACGAACTCAAGACGCGGATCGGCGGGCAACTGATGATGTCGGGCATCGTCAGCGACGAACTGGCCGCGGCGGTCGTCGAGCGCATCGCATTTTTGGAAAGCCGAGACCCGAAGATGGCCGAATCGCTCCGCTCGATCGTGCTGAGGTGGCAAAATGCCGCGATCAATATGATGCTGTTGAGCGACGTCAAACGCGACCGCGCACCGGCAAACGGGATGCTGCGGTTGCTGGCCGGTCGGGCCACACTGCGTGAAAAACAGCCCTCCGACGTCTTTGACCTGAGAACGGGTTCGCCGGCATCAGTTGGCTTTGCGGCGTGTATGATCGAGGACTCGGCAGAGTATCAGGCGATCTTCGAGGGCGAGAATGCGGATACTAAGACAGCTCTGCTGGCTTGTGGTCGATTGATCCGAGCACCTCTGCCGCTTGTAAAAGTGATCGAACTCACTCACAGCGGTGATAAACGGATCTCAATAGCGGCGGAACGATACCTCGAATCGGAAGATTCGCCGCAGGCCCGAGCAGCGGTACTCGCCCTGCACCCCAATGAGGCAAAGATCCTCGGAGCGACAACTGCGTTCTTTGTCGATCAGCAAGCCGAGAGTGAGTTAGTTTCGACGTATCTCGACGCCCTTTTTGCGAGCGTCGATAGCACCTTTGCCGCCGGCCGAGGATTTTTCACCTCCGATGACTCTACTCGGAAAGACGCCGAAGACGCCCTGGTCAAAGAGGTCAAGACCGACGCGGATCTACTTGGCGTCTATGCATACGACGGTAACTTCGTACGGATCTATAAGGACAAGGTGACGTTTAGTTGGGACTACGACAAATCCAGGTATCGCGAACGACCGCTGAATGCGACTGAATTTGACGAGCTAAAGGCTCTATTGATCGAAAATCGAGTCGATGAATTGACGCCGTTCCTGTCGTGTCCGACCAACGAGTATTGCCCGGGCAAGGAACTTGTAATGCTGGGACGCAACGGCGGCCGGCGCGTATTTGTCGTAGCAACCCCATTGCCTCCGTTCTTTGCGGCTCTCGAAAAGCTTTTTACTCAGTTAAAGGAGACGCCGGGAGCTATAAAATATTCTTTAAGTAAAGACGTAGCCGGACTGGAGATCGTACTTGCGGACGAGAATCTGCACGTCGAAACTGTCTGGAAACAAGGCGACGACCTGAGGGTGGCAGTAACGGATCGGGTCACGCGAAAACGCGTAAAGGCCGAGATCGACAAAACCTTCGATGAATTACCGGACGCAGATATCGCCCCGCCAACCGACATTACCGAGGGCAAGGATGAGAGCGAGTCTATATATGAAAAGCGGCTAAAGCTGGAAGCAAAGCGCGCGTTAGAGGGTGTCTCGTGGCGCAAGATCGTGGGTGGTGCCGATGCCGGGTCGGTCGATCAGCCTGCCGGCATCGAGTTTGTGCCGGTACGCGATGGTTCGGCGGTCGAGGCGACCACTTCGCAATGGAAAGCTCGTGTGGGCGACACCGAGATCCGCACCGACCCGGAAGGCCTGTTTAAGGTGTCACGCGGAAAACATACTCGTATCCGCCAAGGCTGGTACTCCGACGCGATAGTGACGCCGAATGGCCAATGGGCCGTCGCATATTCGTACAGTGAAGAA
This is a stretch of genomic DNA from Chloracidobacterium sp.. It encodes these proteins:
- a CDS encoding pyridoxal-phosphate dependent enzyme — its product is MLELITQAAQRIAPYVKRTPLEYSKSLSQELGFSVYVKFELFQLTGAFKIRGAFNKLLSMPDEERRLGVVAVSGGNHAQAVALASRTLGVDAVIVMPENTPQIYVDATRGYGATVDLQPSIAEAFAKVEHYRRWACICASLRRSAGNGGAGNCRA
- a CDS encoding HEAT repeat domain-containing protein gives rise to the protein MKRLYTAIALCSALLLIEAAIFLPHTAAKEDPIAALLRLPAPPPPNPYNRSFNSNASDAFDKGNPPKDDAPTSELLDYWAKINSSYQNLRYNPDPSDKVLDRLIGEIERNPKLLPDYINALGKSERTVEFIKRISDAEGTTGALDKEQRSTVKQWLTYNSSYFSNDLYRLASGVGNTDTYVTGHDELLALVRADWEKAKPLVDRLRSSGSGKAGRALAAWAEYRHALDTDSMGDTEHFRDELKSIVEDKTLGAPMRDLAMDALVSEKEWASRDEWYMSLLGDETLADMGGYTGLTTLILISPPDRYIEKMIELLKSDNPIVRAAAVKNLLSSIDKAHPEILKAMLPWLEDKNWAKESGDERQAIVLALRQVKLPESVTGLLKVLDERGKRPDYSVNSMENTAANAANTAANATRTSTNTAPAANRPAVNAKKPVTEEAYFPYRISAIGSLGTQADSRAVPALRRVMSDVEAYERPAVVEAILACKGYTVAEQIDALEYSVKRFSSLAAESNSNTDTSELYIYSYSDNRPQAAVGQPMSADELKTRIGGQLMMSGIVSDELAAAVVERIAFLESRDPKMAESLRSIVLRWQNAAINMMLLSDVKRDRAPANGMLRLLAGRATLREKQPSDVFDLRTGSPASVGFAACMIEDSAEYQAIFEGENADTKTALLACGRLIRAPLPLVKVIELTHSGDKRISIAAERYLESEDSPQARAAVLALHPNEAKILGATTAFFVDQQAESELVSTYLDALFASVDSTFAAGRGFFTSDDSTRKDAEDALVKEVKTDADLLGVYAYDGNFVRIYKDKVTFSWDYDKSRYRERPLNATEFDELKALLIENRVDELTPFLSCPTNEYCPGKELVMLGRNGGRRVFVVATPLPPFFAALEKLFTQLKETPGAIKYSLSKDVAGLEIVLADENLHVETVWKQGDDLRVAVTDRVTRKRVKAEIDKTFDELPDADIAPPTDITEGKDESESIYEKRLKLEAKRALEGVSWRKIVGGADAGSVDQPAGIEFVPVRDGSAVEATTSQWKARVGDTEIRTDPEGLFKVSRGKHTRIRQGWYSDAIVTPNGQWAVAYSYSEEKGQMIVRVNLISGREFPIEGQEYFAYTPMAYVTTLNRVLLVQQNEHEDEGYDDEAELDDAVGEDPGSDQLLWSIR